A portion of the Corticium candelabrum chromosome 5, ooCorCand1.1, whole genome shotgun sequence genome contains these proteins:
- the LOC134180277 gene encoding uncharacterized protein LOC134180277 isoform X1: MNTTAHVLQAPPSGRLFPESVVIGEKMFVWGGRTAVVSEFHSRLNVLSVNMISGVWHAYTAATPDTPTPCTGACSAVSNNTIYSHGGRTSWSPLRRSEEMYKLNIEEMRWRRVETKGTKPAGRNAAAMCSVNGKLLMMGGHGSISLNKLHPQAEYKKDTGKLGEGRNNELWSFELESGCWSPVCVTGSKPSPRDGHTLTAVDEKRVLLFGGYDGRKCLNDLWLFDYTRKMWTHITPSSLLWPQPRYYHTMCIVGCKDEEIKILLMGGYDGSVMKDCWMIDVMRGSSEKLVIDGEIFGRYGHCAGCITLPDGTVAISAFGGYSLSGAVVASPCFYHWNLSQSTVLHVGIPAARVGLHAVSRIAANTSLAGGMSQKTEQMAGEFKCLLSGQDTLTSAACQYDRSVSCLLSPAAYLQPQVCILFVTIHKADKTFGSQLASKQSVGELVKQLAEQVECLRVAYETKDRQITEDMQQQEKVLDAAMGQREVLQTERGQMQAQIENMQKQIENLRKEKMSLQEALTEEKSNNGDLQHALNKEQRDKAQLQRDLHEEQLDKQNVQDTLCDALRKNNELQHHIHDEQEQKMMLQQDLNEEQTQKQQLIQEKMKLQQELNEEQTQKQQLISDKHALEQALHEKQREKGDVEELLAVARVANTQSRKKLRQRHGAYGDVHIAYWQGCPVAVKMLYDTLLSNHSNVVELLQQEVSVAWKIHHPNIVLVCGMALELEEQKKTAWIVMELLQGSVAGVIEAAKKEDVLSLTLREKLDVTHDALCGLNYLHSLPNAILHGDIRPSNILVSRVMNAKLGDLGAARFTDTSLSAGFLSPDYIAPERLDGRSAQKNEETDVYSMGVTLCELFTSVSPDRSHRLEQLLLIQHSRVGALCARMVSDDPDRRPLAAEVLADIDHVRQTAEYKACPPKRMVKGKLDGVEDVTLTDCLW; encoded by the exons ATGAATACTACCG CTCACGTACTGCAGGCTCCGCCATCTGGAAGATTATTTCCTGAGAGTGTTGTAATTGGGGAGAAAATGTTTGTCTGGGGAGGACGCACTGCTGTAGTGAGTGAATTTCATTCTCGTCTGAACGTACTTAGTGTGAACATGATATCTGGAGTGTGGCATGCCTACACTGCTGCTACTCCAGACACACCAACACCTTGTACTGGAGCATGCAGTGCTGTCAGTAACAATACTATCTATTCACATGGAGGACGAACTAGCTGGTCACCATTAAGAAGATCAGAGGAAATGTACAAACTCAACATTGAGGAGATGAGATGGAGAAGAGTGGAAACAAAAGGAACTAAACCTGCAGGAAGGAATGCAGCAGCGATGTGTAGTGTTAATGGCAAACTTCTTATGATGGGTGGTCATGGTTCTATCTCATTAAACAAACTACATCCACAAGCTGAATACAAGAAGGATACTGGCAAGTTAGGTGAAGGCAGGAACAATGAATTATGGTCATTTGAGCTGGAGTCAG GATGTTGGTCTCCAGTGTGTGTGACTGGTTCTAAACCATCTCCACGTGATGGTCACACATTGACAGCTGTGGATGAGAAACGAGTCCTCTTGTTTGGCGGCTATGATGGTCGGAAATGTTTGAATGATTTGTGGTTGTTTGATTATACGAGAAAG ATGTGGACTCACATCACACCATCTTCTCTATTGTGGCCACAGCCAAGGTATTACCACACTATGTGTATAGTAGGCTGTAAAGATGAGGAGATCAAGATATTACTGATGGGAGGATATGATGGAAGTGTTATGAAAGACTGTTGGATGATCGATGTGATGAGAGGCAGCAGTGAGAAG CTTGTAATTGATGGGGAGATATTTGGTCGCTATGGTCATTGTGCTGGTTGTATTACACTACCAGATGGCACTGTAGCTATCAGTGCATTTGGTGGTTATTCCTTGTCTGGTGCTGTTGTTGCCAGTCCTTGTTTCTACCACTGGA ATCTTTCCCAATCAACTGTTCTTCATGTTGGAATACCAGCAGCAAGAGTTGGTTTACATGCTGTGTCTCGTATTGCAGCAAATACTTCTCTTGCAGGTGGAATGAGTCAAAAG ACTGAGCAAATGGCAGGAGAATTTAAGTGTCTTTTATCAGGACAGGATACACTGA CATCAGCGGCGTGTCAGTATGACAGAAGCGTTTCTTGTCTTTTATCTCCTGCTGCCTACCTGCAACCTcaagtttgtattttgtttgtg ACTATTCATAAGGCTGACAAGACATTTGGCTCTCAATTAGCTAGCAAGCAGAGTGTTGGTGAGCTGGTGAAGCAACTGGCAGAACAAGTGGAGTGTTTGAGAGTAGCATACGAAACAAAGGATAGACAAATTACTGAAGACATGCAGCAGCAAGAGAAGGTATTGGATGCTGCAATGGGACAAAGAGAAGTGTTGCAAACAGAAAGAGGGCAGATGCAAGCACAGATAGAAAATATGCAGAAACAGATTGAAAATCTGCGGAAAGAAAAGATGTCTTTACAAGAAGCCCTAACTGAAGAAAAATCAAATAATGGTGACTTACAACATGCACTTAATAaagaacaaagagacaaagctCAATTGCAACGTGATCTACATGAAGAGCAACTGGATAAGCAGAACGTACAAGATACTTTGTGTGATGCTTTAAGAAAGAACAATGAACTACAGCATCATATTCATGATGAGCAAGAACAAAAGATGATGCTACAACAAGATCTGAATGAggaacaaacacagaaacagcagTTAATTCAAGAGAAGATGAAGCTGCAACAAGAGCTTAATGAGGAACAAACTCAGAAACAGCAGTTAATTTCTGACAAACATGCATTAGAACAGGCTCTACATGAGAAACAAAGAGAGAAGGGTGATGTTGAAGAACTACTGGCTGTTGCACGGGTGGCGAACACTCAGAGCAGAAAGAAGCTGAGACAAA GACATGGAGCATATGGAG ATGTTCATATTGCCTATTGGCAAGGCTGTCCTGTTGCTGTGAAAATGTTGTATGATACTTTGCTCAGTAATCATTCAAATGTAGTTGAACTGTTACAGCAGGAAGTTTCGGTTGCTTGGAAAATACATCATCCCAACATTGTTCTTGTCTGCGGTATGGCATTGGAGCTTGAGGAGCAGAAGAAGACGGCTTGGATTGTGATGGAGCTTCTACAGGGCTCTGTGGCTGGTGTTATTGAAGCTGCAAAGAAGGAAGATGTTTTATCTTTGACATTACGAGAAAAGTTGGATGTAACTCATGATGCTTTGTGTGGTCTCAATTACCTTCACAGTTTG CCTAATGCTATTCTTCATGGTGACATTCGTCCTTCCAATATTCTGGTAAGTAGAGTGATGAATGCCAAGCTGGGCGATCTAGGAGCAGCTCGATTCACTGATACATCACTTTCAGCTGGTTTTTTGAGTCCTGATTACATTGCACCAGAGAGACTGGATGGTCGATCAGCGCAGAAGAATGAGGAGACGGATGTGTACAGCATGGGGGTGACTCTGTGTGAGTTGTTTACAAGTGTTTCTCCAGATCGTTCACATCGTCTTGAACAACTTCTACTCATCCAGCACAGTAGGGTTGGTGCTCTGTGTGCTCGTATGGTGTCAGATGATCCTGACAGACGGCCATTGGCTGCAGAAGTTCTTGCTGACATTGACCATGTGCGTCAAACAGCAGAATACAAGGCATGTCCTCCTAAAAGAATGGTGAAAGGCAAGCTGGATGGAGTAGAAGATGTGACACTTACTGACTGCTTGTGGTGA
- the LOC134180277 gene encoding uncharacterized protein LOC134180277 isoform X2, with translation MFVWGGRTAVVSEFHSRLNVLSVNMISGVWHAYTAATPDTPTPCTGACSAVSNNTIYSHGGRTSWSPLRRSEEMYKLNIEEMRWRRVETKGTKPAGRNAAAMCSVNGKLLMMGGHGSISLNKLHPQAEYKKDTGKLGEGRNNELWSFELESGCWSPVCVTGSKPSPRDGHTLTAVDEKRVLLFGGYDGRKCLNDLWLFDYTRKMWTHITPSSLLWPQPRYYHTMCIVGCKDEEIKILLMGGYDGSVMKDCWMIDVMRGSSEKLVIDGEIFGRYGHCAGCITLPDGTVAISAFGGYSLSGAVVASPCFYHWNLSQSTVLHVGIPAARVGLHAVSRIAANTSLAGGMSQKTEQMAGEFKCLLSGQDTLTSAACQYDRSVSCLLSPAAYLQPQVCILFVTIHKADKTFGSQLASKQSVGELVKQLAEQVECLRVAYETKDRQITEDMQQQEKVLDAAMGQREVLQTERGQMQAQIENMQKQIENLRKEKMSLQEALTEEKSNNGDLQHALNKEQRDKAQLQRDLHEEQLDKQNVQDTLCDALRKNNELQHHIHDEQEQKMMLQQDLNEEQTQKQQLIQEKMKLQQELNEEQTQKQQLISDKHALEQALHEKQREKGDVEELLAVARVANTQSRKKLRQSKEVLKILSGDIRVTEHILGHGAYGDVHIAYWQGCPVAVKMLYDTLLSNHSNVVELLQQEVSVAWKIHHPNIVLVCGMALELEEQKKTAWIVMELLQGSVAGVIEAAKKEDVLSLTLREKLDVTHDALCGLNYLHSLPNAILHGDIRPSNILVSRVMNAKLGDLGAARFTDTSLSAGFLSPDYIAPERLDGRSAQKNEETDVYSMGVTLCELFTSVSPDRSHRLEQLLLIQHSRVGALCARMVSDDPDRRPLAAEVLADIDHVRQTAEYKACPPKRMVKGKLDGVEDVTLTDCLW, from the exons ATGTTTGTCTGGGGAGGACGCACTGCTGTAGTGAGTGAATTTCATTCTCGTCTGAACGTACTTAGTGTGAACATGATATCTGGAGTGTGGCATGCCTACACTGCTGCTACTCCAGACACACCAACACCTTGTACTGGAGCATGCAGTGCTGTCAGTAACAATACTATCTATTCACATGGAGGACGAACTAGCTGGTCACCATTAAGAAGATCAGAGGAAATGTACAAACTCAACATTGAGGAGATGAGATGGAGAAGAGTGGAAACAAAAGGAACTAAACCTGCAGGAAGGAATGCAGCAGCGATGTGTAGTGTTAATGGCAAACTTCTTATGATGGGTGGTCATGGTTCTATCTCATTAAACAAACTACATCCACAAGCTGAATACAAGAAGGATACTGGCAAGTTAGGTGAAGGCAGGAACAATGAATTATGGTCATTTGAGCTGGAGTCAG GATGTTGGTCTCCAGTGTGTGTGACTGGTTCTAAACCATCTCCACGTGATGGTCACACATTGACAGCTGTGGATGAGAAACGAGTCCTCTTGTTTGGCGGCTATGATGGTCGGAAATGTTTGAATGATTTGTGGTTGTTTGATTATACGAGAAAG ATGTGGACTCACATCACACCATCTTCTCTATTGTGGCCACAGCCAAGGTATTACCACACTATGTGTATAGTAGGCTGTAAAGATGAGGAGATCAAGATATTACTGATGGGAGGATATGATGGAAGTGTTATGAAAGACTGTTGGATGATCGATGTGATGAGAGGCAGCAGTGAGAAG CTTGTAATTGATGGGGAGATATTTGGTCGCTATGGTCATTGTGCTGGTTGTATTACACTACCAGATGGCACTGTAGCTATCAGTGCATTTGGTGGTTATTCCTTGTCTGGTGCTGTTGTTGCCAGTCCTTGTTTCTACCACTGGA ATCTTTCCCAATCAACTGTTCTTCATGTTGGAATACCAGCAGCAAGAGTTGGTTTACATGCTGTGTCTCGTATTGCAGCAAATACTTCTCTTGCAGGTGGAATGAGTCAAAAG ACTGAGCAAATGGCAGGAGAATTTAAGTGTCTTTTATCAGGACAGGATACACTGA CATCAGCGGCGTGTCAGTATGACAGAAGCGTTTCTTGTCTTTTATCTCCTGCTGCCTACCTGCAACCTcaagtttgtattttgtttgtg ACTATTCATAAGGCTGACAAGACATTTGGCTCTCAATTAGCTAGCAAGCAGAGTGTTGGTGAGCTGGTGAAGCAACTGGCAGAACAAGTGGAGTGTTTGAGAGTAGCATACGAAACAAAGGATAGACAAATTACTGAAGACATGCAGCAGCAAGAGAAGGTATTGGATGCTGCAATGGGACAAAGAGAAGTGTTGCAAACAGAAAGAGGGCAGATGCAAGCACAGATAGAAAATATGCAGAAACAGATTGAAAATCTGCGGAAAGAAAAGATGTCTTTACAAGAAGCCCTAACTGAAGAAAAATCAAATAATGGTGACTTACAACATGCACTTAATAaagaacaaagagacaaagctCAATTGCAACGTGATCTACATGAAGAGCAACTGGATAAGCAGAACGTACAAGATACTTTGTGTGATGCTTTAAGAAAGAACAATGAACTACAGCATCATATTCATGATGAGCAAGAACAAAAGATGATGCTACAACAAGATCTGAATGAggaacaaacacagaaacagcagTTAATTCAAGAGAAGATGAAGCTGCAACAAGAGCTTAATGAGGAACAAACTCAGAAACAGCAGTTAATTTCTGACAAACATGCATTAGAACAGGCTCTACATGAGAAACAAAGAGAGAAGGGTGATGTTGAAGAACTACTGGCTGTTGCACGGGTGGCGAACACTCAGAGCAGAAAGAAGCTGAGACAAAGTAAGGAGGTGCTGAAAATTCTATCAGGCGACATTCGTGTAACTGAACATATACTAGGACATGGAGCATATGGAG ATGTTCATATTGCCTATTGGCAAGGCTGTCCTGTTGCTGTGAAAATGTTGTATGATACTTTGCTCAGTAATCATTCAAATGTAGTTGAACTGTTACAGCAGGAAGTTTCGGTTGCTTGGAAAATACATCATCCCAACATTGTTCTTGTCTGCGGTATGGCATTGGAGCTTGAGGAGCAGAAGAAGACGGCTTGGATTGTGATGGAGCTTCTACAGGGCTCTGTGGCTGGTGTTATTGAAGCTGCAAAGAAGGAAGATGTTTTATCTTTGACATTACGAGAAAAGTTGGATGTAACTCATGATGCTTTGTGTGGTCTCAATTACCTTCACAGTTTG CCTAATGCTATTCTTCATGGTGACATTCGTCCTTCCAATATTCTGGTAAGTAGAGTGATGAATGCCAAGCTGGGCGATCTAGGAGCAGCTCGATTCACTGATACATCACTTTCAGCTGGTTTTTTGAGTCCTGATTACATTGCACCAGAGAGACTGGATGGTCGATCAGCGCAGAAGAATGAGGAGACGGATGTGTACAGCATGGGGGTGACTCTGTGTGAGTTGTTTACAAGTGTTTCTCCAGATCGTTCACATCGTCTTGAACAACTTCTACTCATCCAGCACAGTAGGGTTGGTGCTCTGTGTGCTCGTATGGTGTCAGATGATCCTGACAGACGGCCATTGGCTGCAGAAGTTCTTGCTGACATTGACCATGTGCGTCAAACAGCAGAATACAAGGCATGTCCTCCTAAAAGAATGGTGAAAGGCAAGCTGGATGGAGTAGAAGATGTGACACTTACTGACTGCTTGTGGTGA
- the LOC134180206 gene encoding uncharacterized protein LOC134180206: MDKEMHRDDVHDGPAFSLTGAIIPNYVPVEFSVDECRAASIVPCEHKGLVQFGQPNGYPAVTWSDWSKSASLSPLGIPSFDDQPDFSTELGILAQHGWKVTRNKVCIQADTQLHCGTDLDKSKWGDNFVFAFFQTLEFSSTCMRYKDSKNEDNTVSIAKKYTPNYFPILDVNTFDGQEFVNPEKRDWVPYYSAVSKVGLAGMVKNIEERRNTKEEPATNQALSALISMGDMPSVDVPQSLDYNGSCFASPLLKDKNLCDATDKILFVLSSVEHHERYRSWLAVHDKNSGTVWPLTVFEWYFDVSAHAQGEKLVFDDGTPKTPTTPKIYTINDTSLPTFPHQVLKTSIDGKYTVANDQDMNNWERVYCS, translated from the coding sequence ATGGACAAAGAAATGCATCGTGATGACGTCCATGACGGTCCAGCGTTCAGTCTAACTGGAGCCATTATACCAAACTACGTTCCCGTCGAGTTTTCGGTGGATGAATGCAGAGCAGCCAGCATAGTACCGTGTGAACACAAAGGTCTAGTACAATTTGGACAACCAAATGGCTATCCTGCAGTCACCTGGTCGGATTGGTCCAAATCTGCAAGTTTATCTCCTCTTGGAATTCCTTCGTTCGACGACCAACCTGACTTTAGTACTGAACTCGGTATATTGGCTCAGCATGGATGGAAGGTGACCCGAAATAAGGTTTGCATTCAGGCAGACACTCAGCTGCACTGCGGTACCGATCTAGATAAAAGTAAATGGGGAGACAATTTCGTTTTCGCTTTCTTTCAAACGCTGGAATTTTCATCAACCTGCATGAGGTACAAGGACTCAAAAAACGAAGACAACACTGTTTCTATTGCAAAGAAATACACACCCAACTACTTTCCAATATTGGATGTCAATACGTTTGATGGACAAGAATTTGTGAATCCTGAGAAAAGAGACTGGGTTCCTTATTATTCAGCAGTCTCTAAAGTAGGCCTAGCAGGAATGGTAAAAAAcatagaagaaagaagaaacacAAAAGAAGAGCCAGCAACCAATCAAGCCTTGTCAGCATTAATTAGCATGGGAGACATGCCATCTGTTGATGTACCTCAATCACTTGATTATAATGGAAGTTGTTTCGCTTCTCCATTGCTCAAAGATAAGAATTTGTGTGATGCTACAGATAAGATTCTTTTTGTTCTCAGTTCAGTTGAACATCATGAACGATATCGTTCTTGGCTAGCAGTACATGATAAAAATTCAGGAACAGTGTGGCCATTGACCGTGTTTGAATGGTACTTTGATGTCAGCGCACATGCCCAGGGTGAAAAGCTGGTCTTTGATGATGGCACTCCAAAAACACCAACAACGCCCAAAATATACACCATAAATGATACTTCTCTTCCTACGTTTCCACATCAGGTACTAAAGACAAGCATTGATGGAAAGTACACTGTTGCCAATGATCAAGATATGAACAATTGGGAAAGAGTATATTGCAGCTAG
- the LOC134180247 gene encoding uncharacterized protein LOC134180247: protein MATTGTASAMDKEVHRYRDDPVFSLAGAIPPNYVPCEFSVDKCKTPQIVPCGHKGLVQFGQPPGYPEVTSYHQSTSASAHRFEAADQPDLGTEESTTIVFAQDGWKVKRNKVCIQADVQLICGSNLDHTKWSDNFVFAFFQTLEYSSTCLTYRDPDNKDNTMSIAKKYEPHHFPILDVNTFLGQKSVGRNCRPWAPYFSTVSKVNLKGMVGMVEKENEAKAKANRIIKKPPTIQAVSALISMGDTPSVVVPQSMTCERNSLSPPSLRDGNLCAATEKNLFVFSSVQHHERYRSWIAVHDKTLGTVWPLTMFEWCFDVSAYADGSKMVFDSDTPIEPAMPEMYSISTSSLEFPQEVLQKDSDGYYVVANDYNGHWSEVYV, encoded by the coding sequence ATGGCAACCACTGGTACAGCAAGTGCCATGGACAAGGAAGTGCACCGGTACCGTGATGACCCAGTGTTCAGTCTAGCTGGAGCCATACCGCCAAACTACGTTCCTTGCGAGTTTTCGGTGGACAAATGCAAAACACCTCAAATAGTACCTTGTGGACACAAAGGTCTAGTACAATTTGGACAACCTCCTGGCTATCCTGAAGTCACCTCCTACCATCAGTCCACATCTGCAAGTGCACATCGTTTTGAAGCTGCCGACCAGCCTGACTTGGGTACTGAAGAATCAACGACTATAGTATTTGCTCAAGATGGATGGAAAGTAAAACGTAATAAAGTTTGCATCCAAGCAGACGTTCAGCTGATCTGCGGTAGCAATCTAGATCACACTAAATGGAGCGACAATTTTGTTTTCGCGTTCTTTCAAACGCTGGAATATTCATCAACCTGCTTGACGTATAGAGATCCTGACAACAAGGATAACACTATGTCTATTGCCAAAAAATATGAACCTCACCACTTTCCAATATTGGATGTCAATACATTTCTTGGACAAAAATCTGTGGGTCGTAACTGTAGACCCTGGGCTCCATATTTCTCAACAGTTTCTAAGGTCAACTTAAAAGGAATGGTAGGAATGGTAGAAAAAGAGAATGAAGCAAAAGCAAAAGCAAATAGAATAATTAAGAAGCCACCAACTATTCAAGCAGTGTCTGCATTAATCAGCATGGGAGACACTCCATCTGTTGTTGTACCTCAATCAATGACTTGTGAACGAAATTCTCTCTCTCCTCCATCACTCAGAGATGGGAATTTGTGTGCTGCTACAGAAAAGAATCTCTTTGTCTTCAGTTCAGTTCAACATCATGAACGATATCGTTCTTGGATAGCAGTACATGATAAAACATTAGGCACAGTGTGGCCATTGACCATGTTTGAATGGTGCTTTGACGTCAGTGCATATGCTGATGGAAGTAAGATGGTGTTTGATAGTGACACTCCCATCGAGCCAGCAATGCctgaaatgtacagtataagtaCCAGTTCCTTGGAGTTTCCACAAGAAGTTCTACAGAAGGACAGTGATGGATATTACGTTGTGGCTAATGATTATAATGGACATTGGTCTGAAGTCTATGTATAA
- the LOC134179867 gene encoding pinin-like: protein MAASSRIEQIQDTLVKARDELSKVDENIKKVTGRDPSEFRRFGPGRFNRGGRMRRLSSRDGDQPPAKRFAGGSGPEIRSFGVAAGGGNPPGSDARVLQGANAVELRPRRDSMGEDREDDQNKPSIQSSVVAKAGGARRESVSERPEDKDRNRRMFGQLMGTLNKFKTEAQTTAAKQRHRQQIENRLEEEAQKEREEIAQERRQLFNVRRVKQRELRKLEQQVNLFELSQAWQAHGQEICSGSFIRLKASPSLFYKPKEHNETTEKLVVETRESIESETEARRKDIEVLIADMEQVVPMEEERKSHEEGGKGGSVGGGSLGPGEGGQEEDVLMRNVGEEGLEEMEGEGEGVGVDDQAEAAAATGKAEQTVQNGNDGDGSVVVDIDKASVEMKDPELPSAE from the exons ATGGCGGCTTCGTCGAGGATCGAGCAGATCCAAGATACGTTGGTCAAGGCACGAGATGAGTTGTCCAAGGTGGACGAAAACATTAAGAAGGTTACTGGTCGTGATCCCTCAGAGTTTCG GCGTTTTGGACCCGGCAGATTTAATCGAGGTGGTCGAATGAG GCGACTGTCTTCTCGGGATGGTGATCAACCTCCTGCAAAGCGATTTGCTGGTGGTTCAGGACCCGAAATCAG GTCATTTGGTGTTGCTGCTGGAGGTGGAAATCCGCCGGGCTCAGATGCCAGAGTGCTGCAGGGAGCGAATGCTGTTGAGCTAAGACCAAGAAGGGATAGCATGGGAGAAGACAGAGAAGATGACCAGAACAAG CCGTCTATCCAGTCTTCTGTGGTTGCCAAAGCTGGTGGAGCACGGCGTGAATCGGTCAGTGAACGACCTGAAGACAAAGACCG AAACCGTCGCATGTTCGGCCAGCTGATGGGAACCCTGAACAAATTTAAAACAGAGGCTCAGACAACGGCAGCAAAG CAAAGACATCGGCAACAGATTGAGAATAGACTGGAAGAAGAGGCGCAGAAAGAACGAGAGGAGATAGCACAAGAGCGCAGGCAATTGTTTAATGTTCGTCGTGTCAAGCAGCGTGAGCTGCGCAAGCTTGAGCAGCAAGTCAATCTTTTTGAACTG AGTCAAGCTTGGCAGGCACATGGTCAAGAAATCTGTAGTGGCAGTTTTATTAGGTTGAAGGCTAGTCCTTCTCTTTTCTATAAGCCAAAAGAACATAACGAAACAACTGAAAAGCTTGTGGTTGAGACACGGGAGAGCATTGAAT CTGAAACTGAGGCTAGACGGAAAGACATAGAAGTTCTCATTGCTGATATGGAGCAGGTGGTTCCgatggaagaagaaagaaagagtCATGAAGAGGGAGGGAAGGGTGGCTCTGTGGGTGGTGGGTCTTTGGGTCCTGGGGAAGGGGGTCAAGAAGAGGATGTCCTGATGAGAAATGTAGGTGAAGAAGGGCTTGAAGAAATGGAAGGTGAGGGAGAAGGAGTAGGGGTTGATGATCAagcagaagcagcagctgcTACGGGAAAAGCGGAGCAAACAGTACAAAATGGTAATGACGGTGATGGTTCCGTTGTGGTAGATATAGATAAGGCGTCTGTAGAGATGAAAGACCCTGAACTGCCAAGTGCAGAGTAA
- the LOC134179997 gene encoding uncharacterized protein LOC134179997, with the protein MVRAILVFAFATFVCNFSSLHCSPSKCDKWKKLTEKRNPRFKTQAGGGRLTCHELSRTYVSKCDGHMLVPKRGKSGYSEAISDRMTSMNHNVTWRIGNAGEGCGYRKNVQCTWRFPVKSGDTGHVLFWLTGLEYHHNCTNDYIVVDVFVDKRVSHEKVPANCVSVPKLPHHCRIEYKLGCGSFCDPTFTECRRPSVLCKDQSSSCDQTSSGGVFRLSTAQPELSSLKIDYMHVTFVSDSSATCSGFEGMFTAFRSGWSGAVNFGIPPTENGNPDQPPLPFDKWLRGQKDYIQGYNSSYRPDFTYAQNYSSEDRIRILAHGSQDTKFLDKLKKHSLFGPIVQGN; encoded by the exons ATGGTTCGTGCGATACTCGTGTTCGCGTTTGCGACATTCGTTTGCAACTTTTCGTCATTGCATTGCTCGCCATCTAAGTGTGACAAGTGGAAGAAGCTCACGGAGAAGAGGAACCCTCGTTTCAAAACACAAGCTGGAGGAGG ACGTCTTACATGCCACGAACTTTCTAGAACTTATGTTTCAAAATG CGATGGTCACATGCTTGTCCCGAAACGCGGTAAGAGTGGCTATTCTGAAGCGATTAGCGACCGAATGACATCGATGAATCACAATGTGACATGGCGCATTGGCAATGC TGGTGAGGGATGTGGATACCGCAAGAATGTGCAGTGCACGTGGCGCTTCCCGGTGAAATCTGGCGACACCGGTCACGTGCTGTTCTGGCTCACTGGGTTGGAATATCATCACAACTGCACGAATGACTACATTGTGGTCGATGTCTTTGTTGACAAACGGGTGTCTCATGAAAAGGTTCCAGCTAACTGCGTTTCTGTGCCAAAATTACCTCATCACTGTAGAATCGAGTACAAGTTGGGATGTGGATCGTTCTGTGATCCAACTTTTACCGAATGCAGACGTCCTTCTGTTTTATGCAAAGATCAGTCAAGTAGCTGTGATCAAACATCATCAGGTGGCGTTTTTAGACTTTCAACAGCACAGCCAGAACTCAGTAGTTTGAAGATTGATTACATGCACGTCACCTTCGTTTCTGACAGTTCAGCAACATGCTCTGGATTTGAAGGCATGTTTACAGCATTCAGATCAGGCTGGTCGGGAGCAGTTAATTTTGGTATACCACCTACTGAGAATGGAAATCCCGATCAACCTCCATTACCTTTTGATAAATGGCTGAGGGGCCAAAAAGATTACATCCAAG GTTATAATTCTAGTTATCGACCTGACTTCACA TATGCTCAAAACTATTCCTCAGAAGATCGAATCAGAATTTTGGCCCACGGAAGCCAAGACACCAAATTTCTGGACAAACTCAAGAAGCACAGCTTATTCGGTCCCATAGTACAAGGGAACTAA